One Scophthalmus maximus strain ysfricsl-2021 chromosome 1, ASM2237912v1, whole genome shotgun sequence genomic region harbors:
- the si:dkey-26c10.5 gene encoding early activation antigen CD69 isoform X2, protein MYIKFCRTYGEDKKDEAKENLSSHLSVELEGEKDKQTEGNARLYRAGCLILTIICLVLLLLVIVLSMKLQSGSEVCPEREETAAAADKQNPSVAPTCDYEQCKSQFSNTEAHRCGCQQCADGWQMFGRTCFYLSTIRLNWDQSQRNCTARGGSLAVITSQGVQDFLTKKGNLKYWIGLRRDGDNWSWVSNSPMQERYWAEDVSSGDCGFLSSESPTEKNWNRASCQFFTYFICQVQI, encoded by the exons ATGTATATAAAATTCTGTCGCACCTATGGTGAGGATAAGAAAGATGAAGCCAAGGAAAACTTGTCATCCCACTTATCAGTTGAACTGGAGGGGGAGAAAG ACAAACAGACTGAGGGAAATGCACGTCTGTACCGTGCAGGGTGTTTAATCCTCACAATAATCTgcctcgtcctgctgctgctcgtcatTGTCCTTAGTATGAAAC TCCAGTCTGGATCTGAAGTTTGCccggagagagaggaaacagcagcagcagcagacaagcAAAACCCTTCAGTTGCTCCAACCTGCGACTACGAGCAGTGCAAGTCCCAATTCTCTAACACTGAAGCCCATC GTTGTGGCTGCCAGCAGTGTGCAGACGGCTGGCAGATGTTTGGACGCACGTGTTTTTACCTGTCCACTATCAGGCTGAACTGGGACCAGAGCCAGAGGAACTGCACCGCTAGAGGAGGATCTTTGGCTGTCATCACCAGCCAGGGTGTTCAG GATTTTCTGACTAAGAAAGGGAACCTGAAATACTGGATTGGCCTGAGACGCGACGGAGATAATTGGAGCTGGGTCAGCAACAGTCCCATGCAGGAGAG ATATTGGGCAGAAGATGTGTCATCAGGGGACTGTGGCTTCCTGAGCAGTGAAAGCCCAACTGAGAAGAACTGGAACAGGGCGTCCTGCCAGTTCTTCACTTACTTCATCTGTCAGGTGCAGATCTGA
- the trpv6 gene encoding transient receptor potential cation channel subfamily V member 6 — protein MSPSLARSAPSELNHWWSQLRFRLQNKKGWNEMLDETFLLHTKYINDIPLFYASKKNSVGCIKKLLSFASTNIFERGALGETALHVAVMNDNLEAAVALMDGAPELINEPMTSELFQGVTPLHIAVVNQNTNLVHHLISRGGDVVTPRVTGLYFRKRIGGLIYYGEHILSFAVCAGNEEIISMVIEAGASTRVQDYRGNTVVHILVLQPNKMIACQVIDLIMAHDAELDLLVPLDMVPNYRGLTPFKLAAKEGNIVAFQHLVNKRRVVQWSLGPLTSNLYDLTEIDSWADNMSVLELIVGSHEREARRILEVTPVRQLVSLKWNLYGKHYFRLLLFLYLLYIVIFTLCCVYRPLKDIPENYTKSEMDKTIRIQKTLNESYVTYEDNLRLAGEIISVLGAFAILLLEIPDILRVGAKRYFGQTALGGPFHVILISYACLVVLLCVFRACEVQGEAVVMAVCLVLGWCNVMFFARGFEMLGPYVIMIQKIIFGDLTKFMWLTLIVLIGFSTSLWMVYMTQEPDSIPAYRSFPITLFSQFELSVGLIDLPVEHTITTPPIVHVIHCAFSVVSYILLLNLLIAMMSDTHWRVAQERDELWRTQVVATTLMLERRLPRWLWPRLGVCGLDYGLKERWYLRVEDRNDSMLHKMRRYVKAFSKEEEKEGMEKTDTIKGSSLENPKLRPKNRGGFVNRKSLTGWQMIRHSALGLEMEQEEPEEDQDIKHV, from the exons ATGTCTCCGTCTCTGGCCAGATCTGCTCCGAGTGAGCTCAACCACTGGTGGAGTCAGCTGAGGTTTCGCCTTCAGAACAAGAAAGGATGGAACGAGATGTTGGATGAGACGTTTCTGCTCCACACCAAATA caTAAATGACATTCCTCTCTTCTATGCGTCTAAAAAGAACAGTGTAGGTTGCATCAAGAAACTGCTAAGCTTTGCATCCACTAACATCTTTGAGAGGG GTGCTCTTGGGGAGACAGCGCTTCATGTTGCCGTGATGAATGACAACCTGGAGGCGGCTGTGGCCCTGATGGACGGAGCTCCTGAACTCATCAACGAGCCCATGACCTCTGAGCTGTTCCAAG GTGTCACTCCTCTGCACATCGCTGTGGTGAATCAGAACACCAATCTGGTCCATCACCTCATTAGTCGAGGTGGTGATGTGGTTACCCCTCGAGTCACCGGCTTGTACTTCAGGAAGAGGATAGGAGGACTCATATACTATG GTGAACACATCCTGTCTTTTGCTGTGTGCGCCGGTAACGAGGAAATCATCTCCATGGTGATCGAGGCAGGGGCCAGCACCAGGGTCCAGGATTACCGAG GCAACACCGTGGTTCACATTTTGGTTCTGCAGCCCAACAAGATGATTGCATGCCAGGTCATTGACCTGATTATGGCACACGACGCAGAGCTGGACCTGTTGGTGCCACTCGACATGGTGCCCAACTACCGAGGCCTTACACCTTTTAAACTGGCTGCCAAAGAGGGAAACATTGTG gCATTTCAGCACCTGGTCAATAAAAGACGTGTAGTCCAGTGGAGTCTGGGCCCTTTGACCTCGAACCTGTATGACCTGACAGAGATTGACTCATGGGCCGACAACATGTCAGTGCTGGAGCTTATTGTGGGCAGCCACGAGAGAGAG GCGAGGAGGATACTGGAGGTGACCCCTGTGAGGCAGCTGGTCAGTCTGAAGTGGAACCTGTATGGAAAACATTACTTCAG gctgctgctgtttctgtatctactgtacatcGTGATTTtcacactgtgttgtgtgtatcGCCCCCTGAAGGACATTCCGGAGAACTACACAAAGTCAGAGATGGACAAAACCATCCGGATCCAGAAAACACTTAAT GAGAGTTATGTGACATATGAGGACAATCTGCGGCTGGCAGGGGAAATCATCAGTGTTCTGGGAGCTTTCGCCATCCTGTTGCTGGAG ATCCCTGATATACTGAGAGTGGGAGCAAAGCGCTACTTTGGCCAGACAGCACTGGGAGGCCCCTTCCACGTCATCCT TATCAGCTACGCCTGCTTGgtggtgctgctgtgtgtgttcagagccTGCGAGGTGCAGGGAGAAGCCGTGGTGATGGCAGTGTGTTTGGTTCTGGGATGGTGCAACGTCATGTTCTTTGCTCGGGGTTTTGAAATGCTCGGCCCTTACGTCATCATGATACAGAAG ATTATATTTGGAGACCTGACAAAGTTTATGTGGCTGACTCTCATTGTGCTCATTGGTTTTTCCACCT CCCTGTGGATGGTGTATATGACCCAGGAGCCTGATTCCATTCCTGCATATCGCTCCTTTCCCATCACTCTCTTCTCCCAGTTTGAGCTCAGTGTAGGCCTCATCGATCTGCCTGTGGAGCATACCATCACTACTCCCCCCATCGTCCATGTGATACACTGTGCCTTCTCTGTGGTCTCCTACATCTTGCTGCTAAATCTACTGATAGCCATGATGAGTGACACACACTGGAGGGTGGCGCAGGAGAGAGATGAGCTTTGGAgaacacag GTAGTGGCCACAACTTTGATGCTGGAGAGGAGGCTGCCACGCTGGCTGTGGCCTCGGCTCGGGGTTTGTGGGCTCGACTACGGCCTTAAGGAGCGCTGGTATCTCag GGTTGAGGACAGAAATGACTCAATGTTGCACAAGATGCGACGCTACGTCAAAGCCTTCTccaaggaggaggaaaaggagggaaTGGAGAAGACTGACACAATTAAGGGGTCGAGCTTGGAGAACCCGAAGCTCCGACCCAAAAACAGAGGTGGGTTTGTCAACAGGAAGTCTCTGACTGGTTGGCAGATGATTCGCCACAGCGCTTTGGGTTTggagatggagcaggaggagccagaggaggacCAGGACATTAAACATGTTTAG
- the si:dkey-26c10.5 gene encoding C-type lectin domain family 9 member A isoform X1, whose product MEMEDIATEKERNIEDEGASESMLAVKTEEEAQPDVYCKLKNPAEDVYAEAYFGESPLKKGEDKQTEGNARLYRAGCLILTIICLVLLLLVIVLSMKLQSGSEVCPEREETAAAADKQNPSVAPTCDYEQCKSQFSNTEAHRCGCQQCADGWQMFGRTCFYLSTIRLNWDQSQRNCTARGGSLAVITSQGVQDFLTKKGNLKYWIGLRRDGDNWSWVSNSPMQERYWAEDVSSGDCGFLSSESPTEKNWNRASCQFFTYFICQVQI is encoded by the exons ATGGAGATGGAAGACATCgccacagagaaggagagaaacatTGAGGATGAAGGAGCGAGTGAATCAATGCTGGCGGTCAAAACTGAAG AGGAAGCACAACCAGACGtttactgtaaactgaaaaATCCAGCTGAGGACGTCTACGCAGAAGCTTATTTTGGTGAATCTCCacttaaaaaaggagaag ACAAACAGACTGAGGGAAATGCACGTCTGTACCGTGCAGGGTGTTTAATCCTCACAATAATCTgcctcgtcctgctgctgctcgtcatTGTCCTTAGTATGAAAC TCCAGTCTGGATCTGAAGTTTGCccggagagagaggaaacagcagcagcagcagacaagcAAAACCCTTCAGTTGCTCCAACCTGCGACTACGAGCAGTGCAAGTCCCAATTCTCTAACACTGAAGCCCATC GTTGTGGCTGCCAGCAGTGTGCAGACGGCTGGCAGATGTTTGGACGCACGTGTTTTTACCTGTCCACTATCAGGCTGAACTGGGACCAGAGCCAGAGGAACTGCACCGCTAGAGGAGGATCTTTGGCTGTCATCACCAGCCAGGGTGTTCAG GATTTTCTGACTAAGAAAGGGAACCTGAAATACTGGATTGGCCTGAGACGCGACGGAGATAATTGGAGCTGGGTCAGCAACAGTCCCATGCAGGAGAG ATATTGGGCAGAAGATGTGTCATCAGGGGACTGTGGCTTCCTGAGCAGTGAAAGCCCAACTGAGAAGAACTGGAACAGGGCGTCCTGCCAGTTCTTCACTTACTTCATCTGTCAGGTGCAGATCTGA